In the genome of Salmo trutta unplaced genomic scaffold, fSalTru1.1, whole genome shotgun sequence, the window CAATAGTCCAGTCCAACAGTTTATAACCAATAGTCCAGTCACTTCAACAGTTTATAACCAATAGTCCATTCAGGTCCAACAGTTTATAACCAATAGTCCATTCAGGTCCAACAGTTTATAACCAATAGTCCAGTCCAACAGTTTATAACCAATAGTCCAGTCCAACAGTTTATAACCAATAGTCCAGTCCAACAGTTTATAACCAATAGTCCATTCAGGTCCAACAGTTTATAACCAATAGTCCATTCAGGTCCAACAGTTTATAACCAATAGTCCATTCAGGTCCAACAGTTTATAACCAATAGTCCATTCAACAGTTTATAACCAATAGTCCAGTCCAACAGTTTATAACCAATAGTCCAGTCCAACAGTTTATAACCAATAGTCCATTCAGGTCCAACAGTTTATAACCAATAGTCCATTCAGGTCCAACAGTTTATAACAATAGTCCATTCAGGTCCAACAGTTTATAACCAATAGTCCATTCAGGTCCAACAGTTTATAACCAATAGTCCATTCAGGTCCAACAGTTTATAACCAATAGTCATTCAGGTCCAACAGTTTATAACCAATAGTCCAGTCCAACAGTTTATAACCAATAGTCCAGTCCAACAGTTTATAACCAATAGTCCAGTCCAACAGTTTATAACCAATAGTCCATTCAGGTCCAACAGTTTATAACCAATAGTCCATTCAGGTCCAACAGTTTATAACCAATAGTCCAGTCCAACAGTTTATAACCAATAGTCCATTCAGGTCCAACAGTTATAATAGTTTGGTTTATAACCAATAGTCCAGACACTTCGACAGTTTATAACCAATAGTCCAGTCCAACAGTTATAACCAATAGTCCATTCAGGTCCAACAGTTTATAACCAATAGTCCATTCAGGTCCAACAGTTTATAACCAATAGTCCATTCAGGTCCAACAGTTTATAACAATAGTCCATTCAGGTCCAACAGTTTATAACCAATAGTCCATTCAGGTCCAACAGTTTATAACCAATAGTCCATTCAGGTCCAACAGTTTATACCAATAGTCCATTCAGGTCCAACAGTTATAACCAATAGTCCATTCAGGTCCAACAGTTATAACCAATAGTCCATTCAGGTCCAACAGTTTATAACCACTAGTCCATTCAGGTCCAACAGTTTATAACCAATAGTCCATTCAGGTCCAACAGTTATAACCAATAGTCATCAGGTCCAACAGTTTATAACCAATAGTCCATTCAGGTCCAACAGTTTATAACCAATAGTCCAGTCCAACAGTTTATAACCAATAGTCCAGTCCAACAGTTTATAACCAATAGTCCAGTCCAACAGTTTATAACCAATAGTCCAGTCACTTCAACAGTTTATAACCAATAGTCCATTCAGGTCCAACAGTTTATAACCAATAGTCCAGTCACTTCAACAGTTTATAACCAATAGTCCAGTCCAACAGTTTATAACCAATAGTCCAGTCCAACAGTTTATAACCAATAGTCCAGTCCAACAGTTTATAACCAATAGTCCAGTCCAACAGTTTATAACCAATAGTCCAGTCCAACAGTTTATAACCAATAGTCCATTCAGGTCCAACAGTTTATAACCAATAGTCATCAGGTCCAACAGTTTATAACCAATAGTCCTTCAGGTCCAACAGTTTATAACCAATAGTCCATTCAGGTCCAACAGTTTATAACCAATAGTCATTCAGGTCCAACAGTTTATAACAATAGTCCATTCAGGNNNNNNNNNNNNNNNNNNNNNNNNNNNNNNNNNNNNNNNNNNNNNNNNNNNNNNNNNNNNNNNNNNNNNNNNNNNNNNNNNNNNNNNNNNNNNNNNNNNNNNNNNNNNNNNNNNNNNNNNNNNNNNNNNNNNNNNNNNNNNNNNNNNNNNNNNNNNNNNNNNNNNNNNNNNNNNNNNNNNNNNNNNNNNNNNNNNNNNNNNNNNNNNNNNNNNNNNNNNNNNNNNNNNNNNNNNNNNNNNNNNNNNNNNNNNNNNNNNNNNNNNNNNNNNNNNNNNNNNNNNNNNNNNNNNNNNNNNNNNNNNNNNNNNNNNNNNNNNNNNNNNNNNNNNNNNNNNNNNNNNNNNNNNNNNNNNNNNNNNNNNNNNNNNNNNNNNNNNNNNNNNNNNNNNNNNNNNNNNNNNNNNNNNNNNNNNNNNNNNNNNNNNNNNNNNNNNNNNNNNNNNNNNNNNNNNNNNNNNNNNNNNNNNNNNNNNNNNNNNNNNNNNNNNNNNNNNNNNNNctctgtctcctctcccctccacctcccccctccacctctcctcctctccccacccttcccctcctgtctcctctcccctccacctcccccctccacctctcctcctctccccacccttcccctcctgtctcctctcccctccacctcccccctccacctctcctcctctcccctccctcctctcccctccccctccctcctctcccctcccgtcAAGACGCACTGAGGTGGAAACATAGCCCATGTCCCAGATGGCATTCTATTCCCTACTtgcaaaactagtgcactatagagggaatagggtcacaagtagtgcactatatagggaatagggtctaaagtagtgcactatagagggaatagggtgtaaagtagtgcagtatatagggaacagggtgtaaagtagtgcactatatagggaatagggtgtaaagtagtgcactatatagggaacatggtGCTCTTTGGGAGACAGCCTAATGGGGGAAGGGAGGGTCTACATTACACAGCTGAATGGAATACTAGTGTGGTTGTTGTTGAGGCCTGTCCAGTCCCACACCGTCTAAAACCAATGAGACTCCCCAACATTATTTCACAATCACACCACAAAGGACCCTAAACCATCCTCTGACTCTGACACCAAAACGCCCAATAAAAACCAAAATCAGAGACATTTTTACTGCAAGCCAGGAATCTAGATGAAACAAACGAACGAATGAATTAAACTGACTTGTTGTTGATGTGAAGCCTAGACAGGTCAAACCCACAACCAGAAAGCCAAGGCATATTTTCCCAGAATTATTCTCCTGACCACAAAGATCTCAAACATCTTCAATTAAaactgaagggggggggggggggggtttagacaGAGGGTAAGAGACCCACCCGCCTATACAGAGCTAAGGGAAACACTGGGTCAAAAGGTCAAAGCCCTCACCAGCTCGCGGTAATTTCCTAGTTCCCGGTAGTTTGGTTGTTCCCGGTAACTCCCGAGCTCTCTGTAGTTTCCTTCTGGTCGGCTGGACTCCTCCGTCCTCTCcgtcctctcctctcgtctctgcCGGTACGAGTCCCTGTCTCCTCGATCTCCTCGTCGGTAGCTGTCTCGGCTGCCTGTATTAACCAGGTTTCCCCCAGCATTGCCTCCGCCGCCAAACGTCCGAGTTCCCTTCAGAAGAGGTCGAGAGGTTGTTTTCCCCCGACAGACAGACAAAGTCTCTTCCTGGACTAAACAACTGTTTGAAATGGAGAATGTAGacctaatctgtgtctgggaaactggcccttaACATACAACAAGCCAGTAGGAACAGGACCAACTCACACAGTGGGACACGGACAGAGCCTAACAGACACGGGTGATCCAGTTACTTTAGCGACGACAACAGGggtaaaaccacacacacacacacacacacacacacacacacctctttgttCTTGGCGACCTCAGCGATGGCTGCTAGCCTCTGCTTCTCAAACTCTTCGTTCTCGTCAGCTGTTTTCACCACACTGGTGCTGACCAGGGTTTTCCTGGTGTCCAGCTCTCTAGAGTCCACCTCTTCATTCCTCACACACTTCTGAGGAGCACAGAGAGAACAGAATTTCATCACTCTGATTGGTTAGTCAACGGAGAGAGAATCAGTCTGATTGGTTAGTCAACAGAGAGAGAATCAGTCTGATTGGTTAGTCAACAGAGAGAGAATCAGTCTGATTGGTTAGTCAACAGAGAGAGAATCAGTCTGATTGGTTAGTCAACAGAGAGAGAATCAGTCTGATTGGTTAGTCAACAGAGAGAGAATCAGTCGATTGGTTAgtcaacagagagaggagactcaGTCTGATTGGTTAGTCAACAGAGAGAGAATCAGTCTGATTGGTTAGTCAACAGAGAGAGAATCAGTCTGATTGGTTAGTCAACATAGAGAATCAGTCTGATTGGTTAGTCAACAGAGAGAGAATCAGTCTGATTGGTTAGTCAACAGAGAGAGAATCAGTCTGATTGGTTAGTCAACAGAGAGAGAATCAGTCTGATTGGTTAGTCAACAGAGAGAGAATCAGTCTGCTTGGTTAGTCAACAGAGAGAATCAGTCTGATTGGTTAGTCAACAGAGAGAGAATCAGTCTGATTGGTTAGTCAACAGAGAGAGAATCAGTCTGATTGGTTAGTCAACAGAGAGAGAATCAGTCTGATTGATTAGTCAACAGAGAGAGATTCAGTCTGATTGGTTAGTCAACAGAGAGAGAATCAGTCTGCTTGGTTAGTCAACAGAGAGAATCAGTCTGATTGGTTAGTCAACAGAGAGAATCAGTCTGATTGGTTAGTCAACAGAGAGAGAATCAGTCTGATTGGTTAGTCAACAGAGAGAGAATCAGTCTGATTGGTTAGTCAACAGAGAGAGAATCAGTCTGATTGGTTAGTCAACAGAGAGAGAATCAGTCTGATTGGTTAGTCAACGGAGAGAGAATCAGTCTGATTGGTTAGTCAACAGAGAGAATCAGTCTGATTGGTTAGTCAACAGAGAGAGAATCAGTCTGATTGGTTAATCAACAGAGAGAGAATCAGTGTGATTGGCTGTGTGTGGAACTAGTTAAATATTGGCAGGTCATACCTGTCCGAAGGGCACAAAGGGAGGGGCTCCACCTTCCCTTCCGATGTTACTCCTGCTGTGTTTGGCCAAGCTCTGGAGGTCAAAGGTGAGAAGAGGAGGGGAATTTAGTAAGCCCTTTAGTGCATATATCTAtacattcttaattccattcctttatttagatgtgtgtgtatatgttgtgaatttagatttgtgtgtattgtgtatatatgttgtgaaattagatttgtgtgtattgtgtatatgttgtgaatttagatttgtgtgtattgggtagttgtgaatttgttagatattactgcactgtaggagctagaaacacaagcatttttctacactcacaataacatctgctaaacacgtgtatgtgaccaataacatctgctaaacacgtgtatgtgaccaataacatctgctaaacacgtgtatgtgaccaataacatctgctaaacacgtgtatgtgaccaaacatctgctaaacacgttgtatgtgaccaataacatctgctaaacacgtgtatgtgaccaataacatctgctaaacacgtgtatgtgaccaataacatctgctaaacacgtgtacgtgaccaataacatctgctaaacacgtgtacgtgaccaataacatctgctaaacacgtgtacgtgaccaataacatctgctaaacacgtgtacgtgaccaataacatctgctaaacacgtgtatgtgaccaataacatctgcctAAACACGtgctatgtgaccaataacatctgctaaccacgtgatGTGACCAataaacatctgctaaacacgtgtatatgtgacaataacatctgctaaacaggtatgtgaccaataacatctgctaaaacgcctagtatgtgaccaataacatctgctaaacacgtgtatgtgaccaataacatctgctaaacacgtggtatgtgaccaatacaatctgctaaacacgtgtatgtgacaataacatctgctaaacacgtgtatgtgaccaataaccaTCTGCTAAAACacggtatgtgaccaataacatctgctaaacacgtgtatgtgaccccaataacatctgctaaacacgtgtatgtgaccaataacatctggtaaacacgttgtatgtgaccaataacatctgctaaacacgtgtacgtgaccaataacatctgctaaacacgtgtatgtgaccaataacatctgctaaacacgtgtatgtgaccaataacatctgctaaacacgtgtatgtgaccaataacatctgctaaacacgtgtatgtgaccaataacatctgctaaacacgtgtatgtgaccaataacatctgctaaacacgtggtatgtgaccaataacatctgctaaacgtgaTTGTGACCAATaaatctgctaaacacgtgtatgtgaccaataacatctgctaaacacgtgtatgtgaccaataacatctgctaaacacgtgtatgtgaccaataacatctgctaaacacgtgtatgtgaccaataacatctgctaaacacgtgtatgtgaccaataacatctgctaaacacgtgtatgtgaccaataacatctgctaaacacgtgtatgtgaccaataacatctgctaaacacgtgtatgtgaccaataacatctgctaaacacgtgtatgtgaccaataacatctgctaaacacgtgtatgtgaccaataacatctgctaaacacgtgtatgtgaccaataacatctgctaaacacgtgcatgtgaccaataacatctgctaaacacgtgcatgtgaccaataacatctgctaaacacgtgtatgtgaccaataacatctgctaaacacgtgtatgtgaccaataacatctgctaaacacgtgtatgtgaccaataacatctgctaaacacgtgtatgtgaccaataacatctgctaaacacgtgtatgtgaccaataacatctgctaaacacgtgtatgtgaccaataacatctgctaaacacgtgtatgtgaccaataacatctgctaaacacgtgtatgtgaccaataacatctgctaatcacgtgtatgtgaccaataacatctgctaaacacgtgtatgtgaccaataacatctgctaatcacgtgtatgtgaccaataacatctgctaaacacgtgtatgtgaccaataacatctgctaaacacgtgtatgtgaccaataacatctgctaaacacgtgtatgtgaccaataacatctgctaaacacgtgtatgtgaccaatacaattagatttgatttttttgtttttaccttttattttagTAACAAAATATttaagagtacagattattgtatgggacaatatacaaacgtttttgagaaagataatatatatatttttttaaatgtaattgaataaatgtgtttattggtctcttttcattttgataacagataaaatgtaatgaattgaaggttatttgctGACGTAAAAATCTAAAAACGCCCTTTAGAACGCCCTGTAGAGCGCCCTGTAGAACGCCCTGTAGAACGCCCTGTAGAACGCCCTTTAGAACGCCCTGTAGAACGCCCTTTAGAACGCCCTTTAGAACGCCCTGTAGAACGCCCTTTAGAACGCCCTTTAGAACGCCCTGTAGAACGCCCTGTAGAACGCCCTTTAGAACGCCCTTTAGAACGCCCTTTAGAACGCCCTTTAGAACGCCCTGTAGAACGCCCTGTAGAACGCCCTTTAGAACGCCCTGTAGAACGCCCTGTAGAACGCCCTGTAGAACGCCCTTTAGAGCGCCCTGTAGAACGCCCTTTAGAGCGCCCTGTAGAACGCCCTGTAGAACGCCCTGTAGAACGCCCTTTAGAGCGCCCTTTAGAACGCCCTTTAGAACACCCTTCAGTACGCCCTTCAGTACGCCCTTTAGAACACCCTTTAGAACACCCTTTAGAACACCCTTTAGAACACCCTTTTTCATGGTCCTTTGAACCAGATAGGATGAACAGCTGTCCAGTAACAGCGTAATAAACACTATCATTTGAGGCGCAGGCTCTCTATTTCCCCGTATACTATAAAGagtctagtgcactacttttgaagtgcatgccctatgtagggaataaggaaCTGTTTGGAACACAGCCACAGAGACGGTCTGCTGTAAAACGAAGGGTAAAACTCCTCCTTACCCTTTGCAGTTCCCATTTCTCCATCATGTGGTCGACCTCCCCTCCGAGGACGGATATCTTGGAGTCGTCCAGAAGCAGAATGCCATTCTTCACCTGGACCGTACCAAGGATCTTCACCTTGGTTCCTGGAGGGGTGTCCAGGctaaaaaaaacacaatacaGGGGGTGAATTAGGGAGGCCAGAGGACAGCTCCACAGAGAACCCATTTTGTATTATATGGAGAGCTCTAAGTAGATCAAATCAATTCAGAGGTTAAGGAAGCTTAAACCAatgccaaaacaaacaaacaaacaaacaaggagATTATAATAAACATGGAACATGTTGACAGTTACATTTAATACAGATTGGCTACAGCGAAGGAACGGAAGCACAGATCATATGTTAACCTAATATTGGacaggacaacaacaacagggaGATTGATAAACAATAGATTTCTACCTCTGTAACGACGACATAAACAACAGACAGAACAAACAGTGTATTGATATGAAAGCAGTTTTGGCCCAGCTTTAATTAGAAAAGAAAATCACAAATCATCCCGATTCATTTTCCCTCCTAAAACACTTCATCCAGCCGGCTATGCCTGTGGTGGCTACTGTCCAACAGGGCTAGCCATGCCAAAAGAACAGCTTAGCTTACGTTACCCACAAACCTCTGCCCTCCGTCCTGTCCGACCATGCCCTATACAGACCACTCTTCTAAATGACACGCTGCGTTGCAGCAGGGTGGTGAGACTAGCGAGACTAGGGATTGTGTCCTAAAATAGCACAGTTGTGTCATTTAGTGGTCTGGATAGGGCATGgcctgtggtcaaaagtagtgcactatatagagaatagggagcCAAATTGGGACATACCCTAGGAATAATCCCGTCCCCGGTCCAGGCCGATTCTCATTTTAAATTAACAGCCCTGTTCTGATCACCACCAGCTCTGAGCCCCCGGTCCGCGTCCCAAACGggatcctattccctatgtagtgcactacttttgcccagggccctatagggaataaggtaccatttggAATTCAGCCCCTAGTCCTCTCATTAAAAAGCACAGGGACTTAGAGGGATGTCCAGCTGCTGATGCAGCAATTAGGGATTTCACTTCCAGCCCAATGACCCTGTAGGTCTCAAACGGCAGCCTTTCCCCCTATATAGGACATCATGTTTGACacgagaccccccccccccccaatagggcaagtagtagtgcactacacaggcaATAGGAAGCCATTTGGGACAGCATGGCGCTAGCTGGGGCTGGAGCAGGGTCCTCTCTCAGGGTACTGCTTCATAACGACCCTGTGGAACGGAGCTGTACGCCGTTACAAACTAACCTCTTTCTGTTTCCTTCTATCCATCCTCTCATCCATCTCCTTCTGtttccttttctccctccctccctctccctccctccctccctccctccctccctccctccctccctccctctctccctccctccctccactatcAGAGCTAGCTGATGTCAACAGAACAGACACTAGTTACTGTTGTCATTATAAAAGGGTTGTACTGTTCTCTCCTCATGGATAGATTCTGGGCAAGCTCTCCTCtccgtcccaaatgggaccctattccctttgtagtgcactgctttttttgttgaccagagtccatagATAATAGGGAAGCATGTGGGACTCAGCGCTCCTCTCCGGCCACTCCACCTGTAGGGGCTGGCTGGTAGCCACGGCAGCCGTCGCCGCGGACGCTGCTTGGATGGAGTTGTAATTAAGGAAACGGATTGGTAGCGGATCAGCCACCGACCAGTGGAAATTGCGAGGGAGGAGAAGAAAGCGAGAGATGGAGaccgggggagggagggagggagggagggagggagggagggagggagggagggagggagggagggagggagggagggagttcagAAAGTCACCAACATCTCTCTGTGCTTCCATTCCAAAAGTAAGATGAGTATTTTGATTGAATATTAGGATCCAGCTACGATACTGGCTGATTGGTAGACAGGACTGAAGCAGCATCAGTCTACAGGTCTATATAGTCAACAGGATGTGATTTGTAGACAGGACTGAAGCAGCATcagtctataggtctatatagTCAACAGGAGGTGATTTGTAGACAGGACTGAAGCAGCATCAGTCTACAGGTCTATATAGTCAACAGGATGTGATTTGTAGACAGGAGTGAAGCAGCATcagtctataggtctatatagTCAACAGGAGGTGATTTGTAGACAGGACTGAAGCAGCATCAGTCTACAGGTCTATATAGTCAACAGGAAGTGATTTGTAGACAGGAGTGAAGCAGCATCAGTCTACAGGTCTATATAGTCAACAGGAAGTGATTTGAACTGTATCCACTTCTAAATGATAATTCATAATGGATAACAACAATGTGTCACCAAGTCCACACGAATGACTGACAGTTGCTTTCTTCAGTCATTTTTATACGTTTACATGAGGTACACATTCAGAGTACTAACATATTTTGGGGGAAATCAACTGAAAGGTCATAAAATGCCATTTCCttacaaaataaatataaaacagCCCTGTCTAACAAGGTGGGGGGGAGGaatctactaagctatatggaattgttttataaAGGTCATAAAATGGCATTTCTTTACTAAGCTACATAGAATTCTTTTAAAAGGTCATAcaaaggatcatttagctatttgatttagaattttaagaccccccttgaagtataaaaaaGATATGTTTTTGATGAAAAATTGTATTTGGCCTTACGGCTATTAGACAATAGAAaggcattgaataacagattcactacatggaacagataaacccccccaaaaaatcataaGGAAgtttgtcctatatctgagagatataagaaagatcaggaaactatTTATATTTTCTGGGACATGTATTTTACCTCTTATTGTTggcactaaactatctccatatatcttcccattcattttttaaactcgTTTCCCGGGGTCCTTCaaacgagtcttgtgaggcttgttggTGTCCGAGAGCAAAACAACCCACAAGTACATGTTcctgagagtctcacctttccacagggGGGTCATATtaatgtgtagcccaaactgttcggacagaagttggcagatcggcggaACCGACTTCAGAAAAGTCCCGAGtggcttgtgggggtcgtagagcaaaaaaCGGAGAAAACCACGGTGTTCCTGAGAGTCTCATCTGTAGGCCAAACCATCTCATCTGTACGCCAAACCATCTCATCTGTACGCCAAACCATCTCATCTGTACGCCAAACCATCTCATCTGTACGCCAAACCATCTCATCTGTACGCCAAACCATCTCATCTGTACGCCAAACCATCTCATCTGTACGCCAAACCATCTCATCTGTACGCCAAACCATCTCATCTGTACGCCAAACCATCTCATCTGTACGCCAAACCATCTCATCTGTACGCCAAaccattcggacgctacagacgtgtttcgtgacaagactgattttcgggatgtctctcatagtctgacaaacaccgctctagctctgccacccgCAGACGTGCGACATCATCGACTGATAcgatggattgagacgcatccaaaaagcaacaaaaaaaacatctccagcataaactgacagattttgattgGGGGAGTTTTATATAGGGGGTTATAGGGGGTTAAAGAGGACGGATTCGCTGTGATATTGTATGCAGTGATGGGGGAGTTTTATATAGGGGGTTATAGGGGGGTTAAAGAGGAAGGATTCGCTGTGATATTGTATGCAGTGATGGGGGAGTTTTATATAGGGGGTTATAGGGGGTTAAAGAGGAAGGATTCGCTGTGATATTGTATGCAGTGATGGGGGAGTTTTATATAGGGGGTTATAGGGGGGTTAAAGAGGACGGATTCGCTGTGATATTGTATGCAGTGATGGGGGAGTTTTATATAGGGGGTTATAGGGGGTTAAAGGAGAAGGATTCACTGTGATATTGTATGCAGTGTTCATACCTTCATACCACATATACACCTGAATAACCACGCAGCTAAGAAACACAGAGAAGGGCCTCCTCCTGCTCTGATACATCCCTTCTCTCAACCAATTAACACGGTTGGAAGAAAccattgtttatttgtttttttaaagaagaaGTGAACGCCAATCAAGTGGCTGGCTTCATTCTAAAGCCTCCGTGATCTGAAGCCTCCTTTGTACTTCTGAAAAAGGAAGACGTGTTATTTCATCAGCCTGTTAGATCgaggcttgcatcccaaatggccttCTATTCCTtccatagggcactactttagacaaggacccatagggagacccatagggaggacccatagggagacccatagggaggacccatagggagacccatagggaggcccatagggagacccatagggagacccatagggagacccatagggaggcccatagggaggcccatagggaggcccatagggagacccatagggagacccatagggaggACCCATAGGGAGGacccatagggagacccatagggaggACCCATAGGGAGGACCCATAGGGAGACCCACAGGGAGGACCCATAGGGAGACCCACAGGGAGACCCACAGGGAGACCCACAGGGAGGACCCATAGGGAGGACCCAcagggagacccatagggagacccatagggaggacccatagggagacccatagagacccatagggagacccatagggagacccatagggaggacccatagggagacccatagggaggACCCATAGGGAGGacccatagggagacccatagggagaccacaaccctgacgttgcaagctccatgctctaccaactgagccacacgggactgccAGGCCAATTATTCCAATCTAGGAGTAATTCATTGATAACCAGATATTCCATGATGGAAGGCCCTATCTAGGAGTAATTAATTGATGACCAGATATTCAGATGGAAGGCCCTATCTAGGAGTAATTAATTGATGACCAGATATTCCATGATGGAAGGCCCTATCTAGGAGTAATTCATTGATGACCAGATATTCCATGATGGAAGGCCCTATCTAGGAGTAATTCATTGATGACCAGATATTCAGATGAAGGCCCTATCTAGGAGTAATGTTGTCTAAAAACCaatttttgcttagtcattatggggtaatgcgTGTCGATTGATCaggggaaaaatgtttttttaatccattttagaataaggctgtaacgtaacaaaatgtggaaaaagtcaagaggtctgaatactttctgaatgcactgtacatatatttgtTTGTTTTCCTCCGTTCCTGGCACCGTACGGTACTTTTTCTTGGCGGTAAATTCCTCGTACGCTGGAATGCAGGAGATTTCAGCAGTCCAGAAAACCAAATGATTTACTAGGTGTTGGCTCTGTGCCTTTTGGAGAAGAAGCGGGTAGCCTTTTGATGCTAACGCGCTACTATGTTCCAACTGGAGTGATGGTGATGACCCGAGAGAGAGTTTCAGTAGCTCATCTTGTTCCTATGGCCGTACGCATCAAATATCTCCGagtagcagtgctgatctagggtcaggtCACCC includes:
- the LOC115182581 gene encoding tudor domain-containing protein 3-like isoform X1, which gives rise to MAEINLALTKEGWYLTDEGVEELKRTSEKPTANYIIRIALNSDLRPIGRKFLPADINSGRVEKDRCLSSCPTHSHHQLEGPCVLQVQKVRNASAPKDNEESQGAPRMLRLQMTDGHTNAVGLEFKHLSQISLDTPPGTKVKILGTVQVKNGILLLDDSKISVLGGEVDHMMEKWELQRSLAKHSRSNIGREGGAPPFVPFGQKCVRNEEVDSRELDTRKTLVSTSVVKTADENEEFEKQRLAAIAEVAKNKEGTRTFGGGGNAGGNLVNTGSRDSYRRGDRGDRDSYRQRREERTERTEESSRPEGNYRELGSYREQPNYRELGNYRELVRALTF
- the LOC115182581 gene encoding tudor domain-containing protein 3-like isoform X2; this encodes MAEINLALTKEGWYLTDEGVEELKRTSEKPTANYIIRIALNSDLRPIGRKFLPADINSGRVEKLEGPCVLQVQKVRNASAPKDNEESQGAPRMLRLQMTDGHTNAVGLEFKHLSQISLDTPPGTKVKILGTVQVKNGILLLDDSKISVLGGEVDHMMEKWELQRSLAKHSRSNIGREGGAPPFVPFGQKCVRNEEVDSRELDTRKTLVSTSVVKTADENEEFEKQRLAAIAEVAKNKEGTRTFGGGGNAGGNLVNTGSRDSYRRGDRGDRDSYRQRREERTERTEESSRPEGNYRELGSYREQPNYRELGNYRELVRALTF